A DNA window from Calliphora vicina chromosome 1, idCalVici1.1, whole genome shotgun sequence contains the following coding sequences:
- the stg gene encoding M-phase inducer phosphatase isoform X2: MMWESIIEESGDIAMDCQSFQIQRSGRNPSSRRLNLDASMSDMAMEELSFYDDDHVGQNRHFTASPQFMGLLSPEGSPQRFQVVEKSKFLQSRKLTTKNVNRSTALSTNTPSKGFRLLHSMSSTGSIESSMDDEYMEFFDMENLDQPSQSNGLNFPSDLSSLISGQIIKNSPVKTPEMRRPSVRRCLSMTENNQFQPKTPENVNASTTSTTPFNSRLNGNCCFKRPEPPSTTCSPIQTKRYRGAEKENIDGSFTVNSKTSPATSSSCSSLTSATTTTRPTLRKCMSMNDAEIMSALNRSESTDEPDLIGDFSRPYALPLIEGRHRDLKSITSHTVARLLNGDFNDKVSNYKIIDCRYPYEYEGGHIEGAKNLYTQEQIIEEFLTQKKTEPQQSSNEASGIKRNIIIFHCEFSSERGPKLSRFLRNLDRERNTMAYPALDYPEIYLLHNGYKEFFETHVEHCTPNAYRPMLEPSYNEEYRHFRAKSKSWNGDGLGGATQRIKKSRSRLMV; this comes from the exons ATGATGTGGGAATCAATCATTGAAGAATCTGGAGATATTGCCATGGATTGCCAAAG CTTTCAAATCCAACGTTCAGGACGTAATCCATCTTCTCGTCGTTTGAACTTAGATGCTTCCATGTCCGATATGGCAATGGAAGAATTGTCGTTCTACGATGATGATCATGTCGGTCAAAATCGTCATTTCACTGCCAGTCCCCAGTTTATGGGTCTTCTATCACCAGAGGGCTCTCCCCAACGTTTCCAAGTTGTTGAGAAATCAAAATTCTTGCAGTCTCGCAAGTTGACTACAAAAAATGTCAACCGTAGCACCGCACTTAGTACAAACACACCCTCCAAAGGATTCCGTCTTTTGCACAGTATGTCATCTACCGGGTCCATTGAATCATCCATGGATGATGAGTATATGGAATTCTTTGATATGGAAAATTTGGATCAACCCTCTCAATCAAACGGCTTAAATTTTCCCAGCGATTTGAGTTCTTTAATTTCGGGCCAAATCATTAAAAACTCTCCTGTTAAAACACCAGAAATGCGCAGACCTTCAGTAAGACGTTGCCTGAGCATGACTGAAAACAACCAATTCCAGCCAAAGACACCCGAAAATGTTAATGCCAGTACCACCTCCACCACCCCCTTCAATTCCCGCCTCAATGGCAATTGCTGCTTCAAGCGTCCAGAGCCACCATCCACCACCTGCTCGCCCATACAAACGAAACGCTACCGCGGTGCCGAAAAGGAGAATATCGATGGCTCGTTTACAGTCAACAGCAAAACCTCACCCGCCACTTCATCATCGTGCTCTTCTTTGACCAGCGCAACCACAACAACCCGCCCCACCTTACGCAAATGCATGTCTATGAATGATGCTGAAATCATGTCCGCCCTAAATCGTTCCGAAAGCACAGACGAACCCGATCTAATCGGTGATTTTAGTAGGCCATACGCTTTACCTCTCATCGAAGGACGCCATCGTGATCTCAAGTCAATTACCAGCCATACCGTAGCTCGCCTATTAAACGGTGACTTCAATGACAAAGTATCCAACTATAAAATCATTGACTGTCGTTATCCCTATGAGTACGAGGGTGGTCACATCGAAGGTGCCAAGAACTTATACACACAAGAGCAAATCATCGAAGAATTCTTGACCCAAAAAAAGACTGAACCACAACAAAGCAGCAATGAGGCATCGGGCATCAAACGCAATATCATCATATTCCACTGTGAATTCTCATCGGAACGCGGTCCCAAATTGTCCCGTTTCTTGCGCAACTTAGACCGTGAGCGCAACACTATGGCTTACCCCGCCTTGGATTATCCCGAAATCTATTTGTTGCACAATGGTTACAAAGAATTCTTCGAAACTCACGTTGAACACTGCACCCCTAATGCTTACCGCCCCATGTTGGAGCCATCGTACAATGAGGAATATCGTCATTTCCGTGCCAAGTCAAAGTCATGGAACGGTGATGGTTTGGGTGGTGCTACACAGCGTATCAAGAAATCTCGCTCAAGACTTATGGTTTAA